In one Leishmania braziliensis MHOM/BR/75/M2904 complete genome, chromosome 32 genomic region, the following are encoded:
- a CDS encoding putative DEAD/DEAH box helicase-like protein produces the protein MCTPATKCLGELLDFLPHHRFTKVQEAVIPALFTNDLNCLVAAPTGSGKTMLLEVAMLRLFRSVLAPERGAHARVTHKDDETCNLARPLLQRKRKAVYICPIKALANEKYEQWRAQFPSLTVAIETGDKQQQQVNRQERLGPTTITGGDGRGSDALANMGCVSQADILVTTPERWDSITRRWKEKEVMAIVNSVGLLLLDEVHTVQEERGAAMEAIVSRVKIIQASSTSMHQRSAAEATVTRIIAISGTLPNSRDLAEWLQVSPEMTFTFAPSDRPVPLTIRVIGYAHDSPNPFAFHRFLSFKIFALMQQFSQGRPTLVFCASRKETASSAQRIVEDIREAATRQGRLAQLQPSAEAQQMAQLASDKQLRSCLMMGVGFHHAAMTMEDRQLVERMFREQYIAVICTTTTLALGVNLPAHLVLIKGTTFFSSGQCQDMPVSEVMQMCGRAGRPGFDTHGMALVLTMQRSVHLYETLASGAVALTCVESHLHRHMIEHVNAEVALRTIYSFPSAMEWVKTTLFWIRLRKCPAHYGLKFVNRAEELEFNAEAFVEALMERVLRVLMEEGCVRLSHTNALVLSSARETATSVAASDMEVVKDPSAVFEATRLGRAMSRMYILFDTVCTLNSKLRDRGAPSTNGDAPEEDSGPDACPGAVDVREKTTAQAVAMSVEEVPEHSSAKMHTSPEGMQPQSSATDAPTCSSKRQMMPFNLREVLQLLCNCQELVEVRLRQGDRGPLNELNKSVKYPLHSGRRGGREVREDWQKAFVLIQAHIELLSFAEVSLRNDSLRLWAVVPRVSRFLEEYAWAATTSYSLAVHANVLARCIERRVWPDGLVLRQLKHVSDSVAKTLLRSGYRAFESLGSVDARQLEVLCSRLPPFGSQVLSEVRRLPRISLDLSSTASAAEADGIHERHRIVSGVVKLTLSQYAEAAPDENVLDAERRQSSVAASSRTPHGQPQLLSGMAAPDSARVLLLVGIPSEDRVLLKRFVPLSTLVSPSAAQSTALAVAAPGCCPGTRCFSFVCPPSSRNTSRGGGRGRHIEARCLVLHVVGMDTVTVWDEVLASDRDGADGEGIQGVAQRPVLNASVPIPAPKGIALLPHRSAPQTELSVQVAIEARTTFNELLEDLKYVTGVGETMQPHRTGPRQPLASRKRTRSGNDACITAQDGQETPSKEGRDRHDIVAATLPLSATASATSVPSVPDVSKLRNADVNASTGAAAAKPSQERPAAAGSSLDSAHSSPEHRAGQAALLEVPLLDKSTPQHLRDFPSKSVMESPSLRMETTEDLVASTSSAVHQGPTRVRLQPCTSPPASRPPKTAGASLRACFPTLQREMPYPTPQVTPLMPKHSQSYCGIPPYVTASAEDLSPQPVSCTTPWSRQGLHSMVARTPLSSSRFVVRVASPHASFHPRRGDAHSSTDQRSNVLGQQEALYYPLDSRQAPSDMRYAVTGMQGEWWRPNCVQDPSWVHGAPAPSHQYPYSTPPMRTRLGHYESTQTQLNGVGYFPAQWEHAGAPPASRLGLQHLPSFFAPQPPIQFASEPQQMWQTRSQLPSYPPSQEPSVSQLHPPSPSDPYPPSKTPPWHRLPPSAVYAPLAWHPSAPIQPRPAPPSMRAPITQLHQPPHVAVMSSDLHATTSPSDRFVYRANASVGRLASVPTSGSGDFAPQVRRRSSMVVQSWWQ, from the coding sequence ATGTGTACTCCCGCCACGAAGTGCCTTGGTGAACTCCTTGATTTCTTGCCGCACCACCGTTTCACTAAGGTGCAGGAGGCAGTCATCCCAGCCCTCTTTACGAACGATCTCAACTGCCTTGTGGCCGCGCCAACTGGTAGCGGGAAGACCATGTTGCTGGAGGTGGCGATGCTGCGTCTCTTTCGCAGCGTTCTTGCCCCCGAACGTGGCGCCCACGCGCGGGTGACACACAAGGACGACGAGACCTGCAACCTTGCTagaccgctgctgcagcgcaagcgtAAGGCGGTGTACATCTGTCCTATCAAGGCGCTCGCGAACGAGAAGTACGAGCAGTGGCGTGCTCAATTCCCGTCCTTGACGGTTGCCATTGAAACAGGagacaagcagcagcaacaggtAAACCGGCAGGAGCGTTTGGGCCCCACTACGATCACTGGCGGCGATGGTCGAGGCAGCGATGCATTGGCGAACATGGGCTGCGTCTCACAGGCTGACATTCTCGTCACCACGCCGGAGCGGTGGGACAGCAtcacgcggcgctggaaagagaaggaggtcATGGCGATTGTGAACTCAGTCGGTCTCCTGCTATTGGACGAGGTGCACacggtgcaggaggagcgcggcgccgccatggAAGCTATCGTGAGCCGCGTCAAAATAATTCAAGCATCTTCGACTTCCATGCATCAAcgctcagcagcagaggcgacGGTAACACGCATCATTGCAATCAGTGGCACGCTGCCCAACAGTCGCGACCTGGCCGAGTGGCTGCAGGTGTCCCCAGAGATGACGTTTACCTTTGCTCCTAGTGACCGCCCGGTTCCGCTGACAATACGCGTCATCGGCTATGCGCACGACTCGCCAAACCCGTTTGCTTTCCAtcgcttcctctccttcaaGATATTCGCCCTCATGCAGCAGTTCAGCCAAGGAAGGCCGACGCTTGTGTTCTGTGCCTCGCGGAAGGAGACGGCAAGCTCAGCGCAGCGCATCGTTGAAGACATCCGCGAAGCCGCGACTCGCCAGGGGCggctcgcgcagctgcaaccTTCCGCAGAAGCTCAGCAGATGGCGCAGCTAGCGAGTGacaagcagctgcgcagctgcctgATGATGGGCGTCGGCTTTCACCACGCCGCCATGACAATGGAGGATCGGCAGCTCGTCGAGAGAATGTTCCGTGAGCAGTACATCGCCGTCAtatgcaccaccaccaccctcgccTTGGGCGTGAACTTGCCGGCGCACCTCGTGCTTATCAAGGGGACTACTTTTTTCTCCAGTGGGCAGTGCCAGGACATGCCTGTCTCGGAGGTGATGCAGATGTGCGGGCGTGCCGGTCGGCCTGGCTTTGACACGCATGGCATGGCGCTGGTGCTCACCATGCAGCGCAGTGTGCACCTCTATGAGACGCTCGCGAGTGGCGCAGTGGCGCTAACTTGTGTCGAGAGTcacctgcaccgccacaTGATCGAGCACGTCAACGCCGAGGTGGCGTTGCGCACGATATACAGCTTTCCCTCCGCCATGGAGTGGGTCAAGACGACGCTCTTCTGGATCCGCCTCCGCAAGTGTCCCGCGCACTACGGGCTAAAGTTCGTTAACCGAGCCGAAGAGCTGGAGTTCAACGCGGAGGCATTCGTGGAAGCGTTGATggagcgcgtgctgcgcgtaCTCATGGAGGAAGGCTGCGTGCGTCTGAGTCACACCAACGCCCTGGTGCTCTCTTcggcgagagagacggcCACGTCAGTTGCCGCAAGCGACATGGAGGTGGTTAAGGACCCTTCTGCAGTCTTTGAGGCGACGCGCTTAGGAAGGGCGATGTCTCGCATGTACATCCTGTTTGACACGGTTTGTACGCTAAACTCGAAGTTGAGGGACCGTGGCGCGCCGAGTACGAATGGCGACGCACCCGAGGAGGACTCTGGCCCGGATGCGTGTCCCGGCGCAGTGGACGTTAGAGAAAAGACAACGGCACAGGCCGTTGCTATGAGTGTCGAAGAGGTGCCAGAGCATTCGAGCGCGAAGATGCACACTTCCCCAGAAGGTATGCAGCCGCAGAGCAGTGCGACAGATGCCCCCACGTGCTCGTCGAAGAGGCAGATGATGCCCTTCAACCTGCGGGAGGTTCTCCAGCTTCTTTGCAACTGCCAGGAGCTTGTTGAGGTTCGCCTCCGTCAGGGTGACCGCGGTCCACTGAACGAACTGAACAAGAGTGTGAAGTACCCGTTACACAGcgggcgccgcggcggacGGGAGGTCCGGGAGGATTGGCAGAAGGCCTTTGTGCTAATTCAGGCCCACATCGAGCTTCTTTCCTTCGCGGAGGTGTCCTTGCGGAACGACTCTCTGCGCCtgtgggcggtggtgcctCGCGTGTCGCGCTTTCTGGAGGAGTACGCGTGGGCTGCCACTACCTCCTACAGTTTAGCCGTGCATGCAAACGTGCTGGCGCGCTGCATCGAGCGCCGTGTGTGGCCAGACGGgctcgtgctgcgccagctcaAGCATGTCAGCGACTCTGTGGCAAAGACCCTGCTGCGAAGCGGGTATCGCGCCTTTGAAAGCCTTGGCAGTGTTGACGCGCGTCAGCTGGAGGTTCTTTGCAGTCGATTGCCGCCCTTTGGCTCGCAGGTACTGAGTGAGGTACGACGTCTGCCAAGGATATCCCTGGACCTCAGCTCTACTGCTtcagcggcggaggcggacggCATACACGAGCGACACCGTATTGTGAGCGGAGTTGTGAAGCTGACGTTGTCTCAATACGCAGAGGCGGCACCTGACGAAAATGTCCTCGACGCAGAGCGGAGGCAGTCTTCGGTGGCTGCTTCTTCACGGACTCCACACGGGCAACCACAGCTGCTCAGCGGCATGGCTGCGCCGGACTCAGCACGCGTGCTTCTGCTTGTCGGAATCCCTAGCGAGGATCGCGTACTGTTGAAAAGATTTGTGCCGCTCTCTACCCTTGTGTCACCAAGCGCCGCACAGAGTACAGCGttggcagtggcagcacctGGTTGCTGTCCGGGGACACGCTGCTTTTCCTTTGTCTGTCCTCCATCTTCGAGGAATACAAGCCGgggtggcggcagaggcagacaTATCGAAGCCCGGTGCCTGGTACTGCACGTCGTGGGGATGGACACCGTGACGGTGTGGGATGAAGTACTCGCCTCCGATCGTGACGGTGCTGACGGCGAGGGCATCCAAGGCGTAGCGCAGAGGCCCGTGCTCAACGCTTCCGTGCCAATTCCCGCGCCAAAGGGCATTGCGCTTCTTCCTCACAGGAGCGCTCCGCAGACAGAACTGTCCGTGCAAGTGGCCATTGAGGCCCGCACCACGTTCAACGAGCTGTTGGAGGATCTCAAGTACGTCACGGGCGTGGGGGAAACAATGCAGCCTCATCGTACAGGTCCCCGACAACCGCTAGCGTCGCGCAAACGCACTCGTAGCGGCAACGATGCATGCATCACCGCACAGGACGGGCAAGAGACTCCGAGCAAAGAAGGACGAGACAGACATGACATCGTTGCCGCGACACTACCGCTCTCCGCAACagccagcgccacctccgtgCCATCAGTTCCAGATGTGTCAAAGCTGCGTAACGCAGATGTTAATGCCTccaccggtgcggcggcagctaAGCCGTCCCAAGAGcgccctgctgcggctggaTCGTCTCTCGACTCTGCGCATTCCTCGCCTGAGCATCGTGCCGGCCAGGCGGCGCTCTTAGAGGTACCCTTGCTTGACAAGAGCACTCCGCAGCACCTCAGAGACTTCCCGTCTAAATCTGTGATGGAATCGCCATCGTTGCGGATGGAAACCACGGAGGACCTCGTCGCATCAACGTCATCCGCGGTGCACCAGGGGCCGACTCGAGTTCGTCTACAGCCGTGCACCTCGCCTCCAGCGTCCCGACCTCCCAAGACTGCCggtgcctctctccgcgcCTGTTTTCCAACCTTGCAAAGAGAGATGCCATACCCTACTCCCCAGGTGACTCCTTTGATGCCAAAGCACTCTCAGAGCTACTGTGGCATACCCCCGTATGTCACAGCGTCAGCTGAGGACCTCAGCCCACAACCTGTAAGCTGCACAACTCCGTGGAGCAGGCAGGGGCTGCATTCGATGGTGGCACGAACGCCACTTTCATCCAGTCGCTTCGTGGTACGCGTGGCGTCACCACACGCTTCTTTTCACCCGCGGAGAGGTGATGCCCACAGTAGCACGGATCAACGGAGCAACGTACTGGGGCAGCAGGAGGCCTTGTACTACCCACTCGACTCTCGCCAGGCACCCTCAGACATGCGCTACGCTGTCACTGGTATGCAGGGTGAGTGGTGGCGGCCCAATTGTGTGCAGGACCCGAGCTGGGTACATGGTGCCCCTGCGCCATCGCATCAGTACCCCTATTCCACGCCTCCCATGAGGACTCGACTAGGCCACTACGAGTCGACTCAGACACAGCTGAACGGCGTTGGATATTTCCCAGCTCAGTGGGAGCACGCTGGTGCCCCTCCAGCGTCGCGATTGGGGCTGCAACACCTGCCGTCATTCTTTGCACCTCAACCACCAATTCAATTCGCCTCAGAGCCTCAGCAGATGTGGCAGACGCGATCCCAGCTGCCAAGCTACCCGCCTTCCCAGGAGCCCAGTGTATCGCAGCTGCATCCACCTTCTCCCTCGGATCCCTACCCCCCTTCGAAAACACCACCCTGGCATCGTCTACCGCCATCGGCGGTTTACGCCCCTCTTGCGTGGCATCCATCCGCGCCTATACAACCCAGGCCAGCACCCCCATCGATGCGGGCGCCAATAACCCAACTACACCAGCCGCCACATGTGGCCGTGATGAGCAGCGATCTTCATGCGACAACATCCCCCTCGGACAGATTTGTGTACCGTGCAAACGCGTCGGTGGGAAGACTCGCGTCAGTGCccaccagcggcagtggcgacTTCGCCCCGCAGGTTCGTCGACGGTCCTCCATGGTGGTTCAGTCCTGGTGGCAGTGA